CAAGGCAGGGTTCATCAAAGATATCTGGTTGAATGGCGACAATTGTTGCTGCTGTAGGAAGGCGGCAGCCCATGGGTTAGCAACTGCCAGTGGGTTAACTGGAAGCAGCTGATGTTGTTGCAGGTATGCAGCGGTGTTTGCCGCAGCCAGCTGGTTGAATGGAAGAAGCTGTTGCTGTTGCAAGTAGGCGGCAGGGTTCACCACGGCTGGTTGACTGAGCGCTGGTAGGATTTGTTGCAGCTGTTGTTGTTGCAGGTATGCAGCGGCATTGGCCGCAGCCAGTGGGTTGGATGCAAGCAGTTGTTGTTGTTGCAGGTAGGCGGCAGGGTTTGCCACGTCTAGTTGACTGACCGCTAATAGGACCTGTTGCAGTTGTTGTTGTTGCAGGTATGCTGCGGCGTTCGCTGGAGCCAGTGGGTTGGATGCAAGCAGCTGTTGTTGCCAGTAGGCGGCAGGGTTTGCCACGGCTAGTTGACTGAGTGCTGGCAGgaactgttgctgctgctgcgctgTGATGGTCTGTACGATTAGATGGGCTAAGGATTGCTGTTGCAATTGGGCAATTGGTTGTTGTAAGATGCTCGCTGCAAGTGCCTGCTGTAGCCTATAGGCCTGCACAGCTGATTGTTCGAACCCCATAGGAGTAATTGGTGGGAGGAATTGTGGATTAATAGCATTAGGAGCAAGTGAGCACTGTGGAATAATGACCGCGGTTGTAGCGCTCACTGAAAGAGCAAGGAGCGCAAGGAGGGCAAGTATCTTGGTAGCCATTGTTGCGAGGGCGTTGCTAGTTTGTTTCACTTGGTATGTTTCTGATTGCTCTCAATGTTATGGGTGATGGATTAACTACTGATTTGGGGCCTATTTATACAAGTGAGAGCTCATGtatatctatttagattttggCTTTTCGCCAAACAACAGATAAgctatagatgacatggcacctagTCAATTTTGACATTTAATTACCAATTTCATTGGATTATATGGTCTGTGTAGGAAAGACAATTTCCACTACGTACAAGGAAAATGTGTCTTTTTCTATTGGAATATTTTTTATACATGAGGAATGACATGCATGATCACTTCACCTTTACACATGTTACAGCCTTAGCCACATCATAAATGTTTCTCTTTATAAACAAGACGAGTATGTAAAGTGAGGACTTGCTCACGCGTATCAAAGCCTTTATCAACGGACTTTATTGTAGTGTTGTACTCATGGTTAAAGTTTGCACAGT
This sequence is a window from Miscanthus floridulus cultivar M001 chromosome 10, ASM1932011v1, whole genome shotgun sequence. Protein-coding genes within it:
- the LOC136485502 gene encoding 22 kDa alpha-zein 8-like, producing MATKILALLALLALSVSATTAVIIPQCSLAPNAINPQFLPPITPMGFEQSAVQAYRLQQALAASILQQPIAQLQQQSLAHLIVQTITAQQQQQFLPALSQLAVANPAAYWQQQLLASNPLAPANAAAYLQQQQLQQVLLAVSQLDVANPAAYLQQQQLLASNPLAAANAAAYLQQQQLQQILPALSQPAVVNPAAYLQQQQLLPFNQLAAANTAAYLQQHQLLPVNPLAVANPWAAAFLQQQQLSPFNQISLMNPALSWQQPIVGGAIF